A genomic window from Periweissella cryptocerci includes:
- a CDS encoding CpsD/CapB family tyrosine-protein kinase has translation MANKLINKIFKKTDLIHETQENGAKLITVAEPKAVASEQYRTVRTNLGFTSVNVENFKVVMFTSANLGDGKSTVSANVAVTWAQEGKKVLIIDGDLRRSTIHMTFDTDNLKGLTNYLAAEDADIKDYVKQTFVANLSVLTAGPVPPNPADMLNSQRMSQLIEQLRDMYDVIVLDVPPMLAVTDAQVLGENVDGVVVVISSNRTEKSAVQRTKEMLELSKANILGFVLLDTDSGHRHGYGYGYGYGYGYGYGSEK, from the coding sequence ATGGCTAATAAATTAATAAATAAGATTTTCAAAAAAACAGATCTGATACATGAAACCCAAGAAAATGGGGCCAAGCTCATTACGGTTGCCGAACCAAAGGCAGTCGCATCAGAACAATATCGGACAGTGCGGACTAACCTTGGTTTTACATCAGTGAATGTTGAAAACTTTAAGGTCGTGATGTTCACATCTGCCAATTTAGGGGATGGGAAATCAACAGTCTCAGCAAACGTAGCAGTTACTTGGGCCCAAGAAGGTAAAAAAGTATTGATTATTGATGGCGATTTACGTCGATCAACAATTCACATGACTTTTGATACGGATAATTTGAAGGGTTTAACCAACTATTTGGCCGCTGAAGATGCTGACATCAAAGACTACGTTAAACAAACGTTTGTGGCTAATCTGTCAGTGTTGACAGCTGGTCCAGTCCCACCAAATCCGGCTGATATGTTGAATTCACAACGAATGAGTCAGTTGATTGAACAATTACGGGATATGTATGATGTGATTGTGTTAGATGTGCCACCAATGCTTGCTGTGACTGATGCTCAAGTGTTAGGTGAAAATGTTGATGGCGTGGTTGTGGTGATTTCATCAAACCGGACGGAAAAATCAGCTGTGCAACGCACAAAGGAAATGTTAGAACTTTCAAAGGCTAACATTTTGGGCTTTGTCTTGTTAGATACGGATAGCGGTCATCGCCACGGTTATGGATATGGTTACGGCTATGGCTACGGTTACGGCTATGGTTCTGAAAAGTAA
- a CDS encoding Dyp-type peroxidase encodes MPIELADAQDAYKDAGEQILFTTLMLKREDRAAELEAIQNFADRFPSIINSMNIRAQKADLRVAFGFSSDAWDYLFPTANKPAELETFTDLTGPDHTMPGTPGDLFFHVRAHDEAVVYEVMSQFMTFLRAVTTVVDETKGFRYFEGRAIIGFIDGTENPDGSQSAEYGLIGDEDREFINGSYAFAQQYVHDMETWNAFKVEMQEKYIGRQKMNDLELEDEEKDPRAHNVVAKLEVDGEEQKIVRMNVPFADAAAGTAGTYFIAYMRHYWIVKQMLTRMVEQNDRLLDFSEVTTGTAFFIPSKSVLARIADGDL; translated from the coding sequence ATGCCTATTGAATTAGCAGATGCACAAGATGCATACAAAGACGCAGGTGAACAAATTTTATTTACAACGTTGATGTTGAAACGTGAGGATCGCGCAGCAGAATTAGAAGCAATTCAAAACTTTGCGGATCGTTTTCCATCAATTATTAATAGTATGAATATTCGGGCGCAAAAAGCAGATTTACGTGTGGCATTTGGTTTTAGCAGCGACGCTTGGGACTATTTATTTCCAACTGCTAATAAACCGGCAGAACTTGAAACGTTCACAGATTTAACGGGGCCTGATCATACGATGCCGGGTACACCAGGAGATTTGTTTTTTCATGTGCGGGCACATGATGAAGCGGTGGTGTATGAGGTAATGTCACAATTTATGACATTTTTACGCGCAGTTACGACGGTTGTTGATGAAACTAAAGGCTTCCGTTATTTTGAGGGCCGGGCAATTATTGGTTTTATTGATGGTACTGAAAATCCAGATGGTTCACAATCCGCCGAGTATGGTCTGATTGGGGATGAAGATCGAGAATTTATCAACGGGTCATATGCCTTTGCGCAACAATATGTCCATGACATGGAAACTTGGAATGCCTTCAAAGTCGAAATGCAAGAAAAGTATATTGGGCGCCAAAAGATGAATGACTTAGAGCTTGAAGATGAAGAAAAAGATCCGCGCGCGCATAACGTGGTGGCGAAACTCGAAGTTGATGGTGAGGAGCAAAAAATTGTCCGGATGAATGTACCATTCGCTGATGCGGCGGCTGGCACAGCTGGGACATATTTCATTGCGTATATGCGGCATTATTGGATTGTTAAACAAATGCTTACGCGGATGGTTGAACAAAATGACCGACTACTGGATTTCTCAGAGGTTACAACTGGGACTGCTTTTTTCATCCCATCAAAATCAGTGTTAGCCCGTATTGCTGATGGAGATTTATAA
- a CDS encoding PTS sugar transporter subunit IIC, giving the protein MDVSAQATARTKPNLGKFVVDVLNGESLGIVITLIPAALISSLLKLFGDAQWATQAGFMVSLAQSLLPVVSAFAVAAILKLAVIDAASIALAAFVSAGVVTQTPNGMVIGGTGVILNILLVIFVATGMTIAIKNSFGHFKMLIQPLLVIIVAGGFGLLTLAPMAAVQTIVGQMVTTATALTPIVMGIVLGAAFAFLILSPLSSVGIATAIGLAGIGSGAANAGIVVAAFTLAAMGSSVNPIGASLATFLGSPKVQMANLLTKPKLFIAPLIGAGIMGGVATLFNIEGTAYSAGFGFAGLIGPITAYTTAGGGTQALISIVLVFGILPVALACALKYVFINKLGLIKPEDLKITLE; this is encoded by the coding sequence ATGGATGTATCTGCACAAGCAACGGCACGGACAAAACCAAACCTTGGTAAGTTCGTGGTAGACGTTTTAAATGGTGAAAGTTTAGGTATTGTAATCACGCTAATTCCAGCGGCGTTGATTAGTTCATTATTGAAATTATTCGGGGATGCTCAATGGGCAACCCAAGCTGGATTTATGGTCAGTTTAGCACAGAGTTTATTGCCGGTTGTGAGCGCGTTTGCAGTAGCGGCGATTTTAAAACTAGCAGTGATTGATGCAGCCTCGATTGCGCTGGCAGCGTTCGTTTCAGCCGGGGTAGTAACGCAAACCCCTAATGGTATGGTAATTGGTGGAACCGGGGTGATTTTAAACATTTTATTGGTAATCTTTGTGGCAACCGGAATGACTATTGCCATAAAAAATAGTTTTGGTCATTTTAAAATGTTAATCCAACCATTGCTCGTAATTATCGTGGCTGGTGGCTTTGGTTTACTCACACTTGCACCGATGGCGGCGGTGCAAACCATCGTTGGCCAAATGGTAACTACTGCGACAGCATTAACGCCAATTGTGATGGGAATTGTCTTAGGCGCAGCATTTGCGTTCTTGATTCTCTCGCCACTGTCATCTGTTGGGATTGCAACGGCAATTGGGTTAGCTGGAATTGGTTCTGGTGCGGCGAATGCCGGGATTGTCGTTGCTGCATTCACCTTGGCTGCAATGGGTAGTAGCGTTAATCCAATTGGTGCAAGCTTGGCAACGTTCCTTGGTTCACCTAAAGTCCAAATGGCTAATCTATTGACGAAACCTAAGCTGTTCATTGCGCCATTGATTGGTGCCGGTATTATGGGTGGCGTGGCGACACTCTTCAACATTGAAGGAACGGCCTACTCAGCTGGATTTGGATTTGCCGGGTTGATTGGACCAATCACTGCCTATACAACGGCCGGTGGAGGTACACAAGCCCTGATAAGCATTGTCTTAGTCTTTGGTATCTTACCAGTTGCCTTAGCATGTGCTTTGAAATATGTGTTTATTAATAAATTAGGATTAATTAAGCCGGAAGATTTAAAGATAACATTAGAATAA
- the asnS gene encoding asparagine--tRNA ligase: METINIIDAGKHVDEEVVIGAWLTNKRSSGKIAFLQLRDGTAYFQGVVVKAKVGDEIFELAKELKQESSIKITGTIHEDARSHFGYEIEVSAIELIGDSDEYPITPKEHGTEFLMDNRHLYLRHQKPFAIMKIRNEIIRATYEFFNQEGFTKLDAPILTGSAPEGTTELFETDYFGQPAFLSQTGQLYAEAGAMAYGKVFTFGPTFRAEKSKTRRHLTEFWMIEPEMAWTTQEESLEVQERYIAFLVQNVIDHNAYELKLLDRDIETLRKYTQLPFPRVSYDDAVKLLQENDFDIEWGVDFGSPEETFLANHFDKPVFILNYPKAIKAFYMKRHPLRDDVVISADLLAPEGYGEIIGGSERDTDYDYLKARIEEQGLSLDEYEWYLDLRKYGSVPHSGFGLGLERAVTWITGIEHIREAIPFPRTINRLRP; the protein is encoded by the coding sequence ATGGAAACTATTAATATTATTGATGCTGGTAAACACGTTGATGAAGAAGTTGTCATTGGCGCATGGTTAACTAACAAACGTTCAAGCGGAAAGATTGCTTTCTTGCAATTGCGTGATGGCACGGCTTATTTCCAAGGTGTTGTGGTGAAGGCAAAAGTTGGTGATGAAATTTTTGAACTTGCTAAGGAATTGAAGCAAGAAAGTTCAATTAAAATTACGGGGACGATTCATGAAGATGCGCGTTCGCACTTTGGTTATGAAATTGAAGTCTCTGCCATTGAATTGATTGGTGATTCTGATGAATACCCAATTACACCAAAGGAACACGGAACAGAATTCTTGATGGACAACCGTCACTTATATCTCCGTCACCAAAAGCCATTCGCAATCATGAAGATTCGTAACGAAATTATTCGTGCGACTTACGAATTCTTTAACCAAGAAGGCTTTACTAAGTTAGATGCACCAATCCTGACTGGTTCAGCACCAGAAGGTACAACAGAATTGTTTGAAACGGATTACTTCGGACAACCAGCTTTCTTATCCCAAACTGGTCAATTATACGCTGAAGCCGGTGCAATGGCCTATGGTAAGGTATTTACTTTTGGCCCAACGTTCCGGGCAGAAAAGTCAAAAACCCGTCGTCACTTAACTGAATTTTGGATGATTGAACCAGAAATGGCTTGGACAACCCAAGAAGAAAGTCTTGAAGTTCAAGAACGTTACATTGCATTCTTGGTACAAAATGTTATTGATCACAACGCCTACGAATTGAAGTTGTTAGACCGTGATATCGAAACGTTGCGTAAGTACACACAATTACCATTCCCACGCGTGTCATATGATGATGCTGTTAAGTTACTGCAAGAAAATGATTTTGATATTGAATGGGGTGTTGATTTTGGTTCACCAGAAGAAACTTTCTTGGCAAATCACTTCGACAAGCCAGTCTTTATCTTAAACTACCCTAAGGCAATTAAGGCGTTTTACATGAAGCGGCACCCATTGCGCGATGATGTTGTTATTTCAGCTGATTTGCTTGCACCAGAAGGTTATGGTGAAATTATCGGTGGTTCAGAACGTGATACCGATTATGATTACTTGAAGGCGCGGATTGAAGAACAAGGCTTGAGCTTGGACGAATATGAATGGTACTTGGATTTACGTAAGTATGGTTCAGTACCTCACTCAGGATTCGGTCTTGGACTTGAACGTGCAGTTACGTGGATTACTGGTATTGAACACATTCGTGAAGCAATTCCATTCCCACGCACAATTAACCGTTTACGCCCATAA
- a CDS encoding DUF1054 family protein, whose translation MFIDSDFDVFTDPTLAGRLSKIRAVIDPKFSEFGVQAVTLLNTGQQDWYAHVAKHARRTVYPPDVTWMGIAPNKRGYKMMPHFQLGMWHDCIFIYLAVLEDAKAKTPELVQKMQAISADITALPSDFQITGNHMEETIVPLNPTNLEHLLTLFATRKHSELLVGRVIKRTDALIGTEQLNTLLLETLRTLIPIYEKIR comes from the coding sequence ATGTTTATTGATAGTGATTTTGACGTTTTTACTGACCCAACTTTAGCTGGACGCTTAAGTAAAATTCGGGCGGTGATTGATCCTAAATTTAGCGAGTTTGGGGTCCAAGCCGTTACGCTCTTAAATACCGGCCAACAGGATTGGTATGCCCATGTAGCTAAACACGCTCGGCGTACTGTTTACCCACCAGATGTCACATGGATGGGGATTGCCCCCAATAAGCGTGGTTACAAAATGATGCCCCACTTTCAACTAGGCATGTGGCACGATTGTATTTTTATCTATTTAGCCGTCCTTGAAGACGCTAAAGCAAAAACTCCCGAATTAGTTCAAAAAATGCAGGCAATTTCTGCCGATATAACGGCACTTCCGTCAGACTTTCAAATTACTGGGAACCACATGGAAGAAACGATTGTCCCACTCAATCCCACCAACCTTGAGCACCTGTTAACCCTTTTTGCCACACGTAAACATAGCGAATTGCTTGTTGGCCGTGTAATCAAGCGCACCGATGCACTCATTGGAACTGAACAGTTAAACACGCTTCTACTTGAAACGCTGCGTACCCTAATTCCGATTTATGAAAAAATTCGGTAA
- a CDS encoding MIP/aquaporin family protein, whose amino-acid sequence MDYPLMTRLVAEFFGTMLLVLLGNGAVANVDLANTKGHHGGWILIGLGYGIGVMVPAMMFSTISGSQINPAFTIGLAVSGMFPWNEVLPYITAQMLGAMVGQLLVVAAYKPYYDKTTDTLAVLGTFATTDAAKSHFNGFVNEFIGTFVLVFGALGMTADKIDARVDSVALGFLVMTLVISLGGPTGPGLNPARDLGPRIVHSLFPLKHKEDSHWHYALVPVVAPILGGILATELWKLFFIK is encoded by the coding sequence ATGGATTATCCACTTATGACACGTCTCGTGGCAGAATTTTTCGGGACAATGTTACTTGTATTGTTAGGTAATGGGGCGGTTGCTAACGTTGACCTAGCGAATACTAAAGGCCACCACGGTGGTTGGATTTTGATTGGTTTAGGTTATGGGATTGGGGTTATGGTACCAGCCATGATGTTCTCAACTATTTCTGGGAGCCAAATCAATCCGGCATTTACAATTGGTTTAGCAGTTTCTGGGATGTTCCCATGGAATGAAGTGTTGCCATATATCACGGCACAAATGCTTGGGGCTATGGTTGGTCAACTATTAGTGGTTGCAGCGTACAAGCCATACTATGACAAAACGACTGATACTTTAGCAGTGTTGGGAACTTTTGCCACTACTGATGCGGCCAAGAGTCACTTTAATGGTTTCGTTAATGAATTTATCGGAACCTTTGTCTTGGTCTTTGGTGCCTTAGGGATGACTGCTGACAAGATTGACGCGCGAGTTGATTCAGTTGCTTTAGGATTCTTAGTTATGACTTTGGTCATCTCACTTGGTGGCCCAACTGGTCCTGGTTTGAACCCCGCTCGTGACTTAGGTCCTCGGATTGTGCACTCATTGTTCCCTTTGAAACATAAAGAAGATTCACACTGGCACTATGCATTAGTCCCAGTGGTTGCACCAATCCTTGGTGGTATTTTAGCTACTGAACTTTGGAAATTGTTTTTCATTAAATAA
- a CDS encoding GyrI-like domain-containing protein produces the protein MADKYEWRKREADIYWLKATPTITQLPAQKFIMLQGSGNPNDNPVFAAQVAALYAVSYAIKMAPKKGIEFPGAYDYTVYPLEAVWSYASETQGKTKVTLTKDDFSYTLMMKQPDFVDEAVFAQGLALATKKISPELAEQMSFTKIDEGLVAQVLHTGTFDSEAATFAKLDLWLADNGYERTSFTHKEIYLSDPKRVAADKQKTILRVNVIRK, from the coding sequence ATGGCGGATAAATACGAATGGCGTAAACGTGAAGCAGATATTTATTGGTTGAAAGCAACGCCAACAATCACCCAACTACCGGCACAAAAATTCATTATGCTGCAAGGAAGCGGGAATCCAAATGATAATCCCGTTTTTGCAGCACAAGTTGCGGCGTTATATGCTGTGAGTTATGCAATTAAAATGGCACCCAAAAAAGGAATTGAATTTCCGGGAGCCTATGATTACACTGTTTATCCGTTAGAGGCCGTATGGAGTTATGCTTCTGAGACACAAGGAAAAACTAAAGTAACCCTGACTAAGGATGACTTTAGTTATACACTAATGATGAAACAACCCGATTTTGTTGATGAGGCCGTGTTCGCTCAAGGGTTAGCTTTGGCAACTAAAAAGATTTCACCCGAGTTAGCTGAACAAATGAGTTTTACAAAGATTGACGAAGGATTGGTTGCACAAGTTTTACACACGGGAACATTTGATAGTGAGGCAGCGACATTTGCCAAATTAGATTTGTGGTTAGCTGATAATGGCTATGAACGGACGAGTTTTACGCACAAGGAAATCTATTTATCTGATCCTAAACGTGTGGCGGCCGATAAACAAAAAACGATTTTACGAGTCAATGTCATCCGTAAATGA
- a CDS encoding glucose 1-dehydrogenase: MTGRLEGKVAIVTGGTLGIGLGVAQEFVKQGAKVVITGRRQAVGEEALKEIGDESVARFVQHDASDEQGWIDLFKQTKEWFGTANVVVNNAGVALGKNIEDTTFEEYRALMSVNMDGVFLGTKYGVQEMKNNGGASIINMSSIEGFVGDPSLAAYNASKGGVRIMSKSVALHCALNDLEVRCNTVHPGYIKTPLVDALPGAEEAQSQRTQTPMGHIGEPSDIAHICVYLASEESKFATGSEFVVDGGYLAQ; this comes from the coding sequence ATGACTGGACGTTTAGAAGGAAAAGTTGCAATTGTTACTGGTGGAACACTCGGAATTGGCTTGGGCGTTGCTCAAGAATTCGTAAAGCAAGGTGCTAAGGTGGTTATCACTGGTCGTCGCCAAGCTGTTGGTGAAGAAGCGCTTAAGGAAATTGGTGACGAATCAGTTGCTCGTTTCGTACAACATGATGCTTCAGATGAGCAAGGCTGGATTGATTTGTTCAAGCAAACTAAGGAATGGTTCGGTACTGCTAACGTTGTTGTTAACAATGCTGGTGTCGCCCTTGGTAAGAATATCGAAGATACTACTTTTGAAGAATACCGCGCATTGATGTCAGTTAACATGGATGGTGTATTCTTGGGTACTAAGTACGGTGTTCAAGAAATGAAGAACAATGGTGGTGCTTCAATCATCAACATGTCATCAATCGAAGGTTTCGTTGGTGATCCTAGCTTGGCTGCTTACAATGCATCTAAGGGTGGCGTACGGATTATGTCTAAGTCAGTTGCCTTGCACTGTGCCTTGAACGACTTAGAAGTTCGTTGTAACACTGTTCACCCTGGTTACATCAAGACTCCACTTGTTGATGCCCTTCCAGGTGCTGAAGAAGCCCAATCACAACGTACTCAAACACCAATGGGACACATCGGCGAACCTTCAGATATCGCCCACATCTGTGTCTACCTTGCATCAGAAGAATCAAAATTTGCAACTGGTTCAGAATTTGTAGTTGATGGTGGCTACTTAGCTCAATAA
- a CDS encoding aldehyde dehydrogenase: MEMTVNEAASLLARQHQYFQTQVTKPLAFRVEQLRKLKAGLKKYEAQFIEALNQDLGKCENESYMTEIGLSYHSIDIMLKQLKKWMKPHKVVTPVVNFPAKSYIVREPYGSALIIGPYNYPYQLLFEPLIGAIAAGNTAVLKPSEISANFSRVAATMIHEIFTDEFIAVVEGAVATNTALLAQPFDYIFFTGSVPVGKIVMAAASKHLTPVTLELGGKSPVIVDETANLKVAAERIIWGKTINSGQTCIAPDYLMVHQDVKAQLITEMKLALKTFYGDDIEQSKSFARMISDKQFNRVTSLLDDSSTHIVAGGKRNAVTRYIEPTLAEVDDFSAALMQDEIFGPVLPIVTFTSLADAITQIKTLPKPLALYVFTENKKSADQVLHEISSGGACVNNTIMHITNPNLPFGGVGPAGIGNYHGEHSFNTFSHERGVLKSSTKFPIRLIFPPYNLKQLKIVKWIYK, from the coding sequence ATGGAAATGACAGTTAATGAAGCTGCGAGTTTATTGGCAAGACAGCACCAGTATTTTCAAACACAAGTGACTAAGCCGTTAGCTTTTCGGGTTGAACAATTACGAAAATTAAAAGCGGGATTAAAAAAATATGAAGCACAATTTATTGAAGCTTTGAACCAAGATTTAGGTAAATGTGAAAATGAATCATATATGACGGAAATTGGTTTGAGTTACCACAGTATTGATATTATGCTTAAACAACTAAAAAAATGGATGAAGCCCCATAAAGTGGTAACACCTGTTGTGAATTTTCCGGCGAAAAGCTACATCGTTCGGGAACCTTACGGGAGTGCCTTGATTATTGGACCATACAATTACCCATATCAATTGTTATTTGAACCATTAATCGGAGCAATTGCGGCAGGGAATACAGCGGTCTTAAAGCCATCAGAAATCTCCGCTAATTTTTCACGGGTGGCAGCAACCATGATTCATGAAATATTTACCGATGAATTTATTGCGGTTGTTGAAGGCGCAGTTGCGACGAATACGGCATTACTAGCGCAACCGTTCGACTATATCTTTTTCACCGGTTCAGTCCCAGTCGGTAAAATTGTGATGGCAGCGGCTAGCAAACATTTGACGCCAGTTACATTGGAGTTGGGTGGAAAAAGCCCCGTAATAGTTGATGAAACGGCTAATTTAAAAGTGGCCGCTGAACGGATTATTTGGGGGAAGACAATTAATTCGGGCCAAACGTGTATTGCTCCTGATTATCTAATGGTCCATCAGGATGTTAAAGCGCAGTTAATTACCGAGATGAAATTAGCACTGAAAACATTTTATGGCGATGATATTGAGCAAAGTAAGAGTTTTGCGCGGATGATTAGTGATAAGCAGTTTAACCGTGTAACTAGCTTACTAGATGATTCATCAACACATATTGTGGCAGGTGGTAAAAGAAATGCGGTAACTCGCTATATTGAACCAACTCTAGCCGAAGTTGACGATTTTTCTGCGGCATTAATGCAGGATGAAATTTTCGGACCGGTATTGCCGATTGTGACTTTTACTAGTTTAGCAGATGCAATTACCCAAATTAAGACATTACCAAAACCACTGGCGTTATATGTCTTCACAGAAAATAAAAAAAGTGCAGACCAAGTTTTGCATGAAATTTCATCTGGTGGGGCATGTGTGAATAACACGATTATGCATATTACTAATCCTAATTTACCATTTGGTGGTGTTGGTCCAGCTGGTATCGGAAATTATCATGGTGAACACAGTTTTAATACATTCAGTCATGAACGGGGAGTTTTGAAGAGCTCGACTAAATTCCCAATTCGATTGATTTTCCCACCATATAATTTAAAGCAGTTAAAAATAGTGAAGTGGATTTATAAATAG
- a CDS encoding glutaredoxin domain-containing protein, translated as MMKLYTKNTCDGCNATKELLRANDVTFEEISLDENPHHWARFRELGMVQAPIVIAGEGEKQQMFCGYQPSAISRLIAELS; from the coding sequence ATGATGAAACTTTATACTAAAAATACGTGTGATGGTTGTAACGCTACAAAAGAACTATTGCGGGCAAATGATGTCACTTTTGAAGAAATTAGCTTGGACGAAAATCCGCATCACTGGGCTCGTTTCCGTGAACTTGGCATGGTACAAGCACCGATTGTAATTGCTGGTGAAGGCGAAAAGCAACAAATGTTTTGCGGTTATCAGCCTTCAGCAATTTCACGCTTAATTGCTGAATTGTCATAA
- a CDS encoding YveK family protein: MDNVLELSQIWAIIRKHLALIISLGILLAVVAFGVAQFGLTPKYAAQAQLLVNRKAEANNQGATTMDQQADVNMINTYKDIITSPVILTDAQQAISNPDGKMIKPAVKAKYKTVKGKKVLVQPGTPAVTEPTAKPYDVSVGEMQSDITITNQQNSQVFAINVTTTDPDKAVAIANGVAKIFKEKISQIMSINNVTIVSEATPNPNRVSPNVKLIAAAGVVLGLFIGLAIAFLRELTDKTVKDLSFLTDELGMTNLGVVNYVNEMKTDPRPSKQVAEDDTTSEKRI, translated from the coding sequence ATGGATAACGTATTAGAACTTAGTCAAATTTGGGCGATTATTCGTAAACATTTGGCACTGATTATTAGTTTAGGAATTTTACTAGCAGTGGTGGCATTTGGTGTCGCACAATTTGGGTTAACCCCTAAGTACGCTGCTCAGGCGCAATTATTAGTTAACCGGAAAGCTGAGGCAAATAATCAAGGCGCTACAACGATGGATCAACAAGCGGATGTTAACATGATTAACACATATAAAGATATCATCACGAGCCCCGTGATTTTGACCGATGCGCAACAAGCCATTTCAAATCCTGATGGTAAAATGATTAAACCAGCTGTTAAGGCAAAGTATAAAACTGTTAAGGGGAAGAAAGTGCTGGTCCAACCAGGAACCCCAGCAGTGACGGAGCCAACTGCTAAGCCTTATGATGTGTCGGTTGGCGAAATGCAAAGCGATATTACAATTACGAACCAACAAAACTCACAAGTCTTTGCCATTAACGTAACGACAACTGACCCAGATAAGGCAGTGGCAATTGCAAATGGCGTGGCCAAAATATTTAAAGAAAAAATTAGCCAAATCATGTCAATCAACAACGTGACAATTGTCTCTGAAGCAACCCCAAATCCTAATCGGGTATCACCAAATGTGAAGCTGATTGCAGCTGCAGGGGTGGTATTAGGATTGTTTATTGGGTTAGCAATTGCCTTCTTACGTGAATTAACGGATAAGACAGTTAAAGACTTGAGCTTCTTAACTGATGAACTTGGTATGACTAACTTGGGTGTTGTTAATTACGTGAACGAAATGAAAACTGATCCACGACCAAGTAAACAAGTTGCTGAAGACGATACTACCAGCGAAAAGCGGATCTAA
- a CDS encoding DUF5590 domain-containing protein — MQLRQNLYRRHHIVSRWLITIGIILVIVIGVLIIFGKALSPARNAREKYEPIAAKVGLTEPSDFLVSKRNTVYYSVIGENKKKQQIAVIMPAQKKPNPKAATTVMLKDGLSYQQVVNRVWAEYKPKKVLSIGLTLYKGYPAWDVSFTNQKNNLNFVTLQFTDGKELKLIQNL; from the coding sequence ATGCAATTACGCCAGAACTTGTATCGACGACACCATATTGTAAGTCGATGGTTAATTACCATTGGAATTATATTAGTTATCGTTATTGGCGTGCTGATTATCTTTGGTAAAGCGCTGAGCCCAGCACGTAACGCGCGTGAAAAGTACGAACCGATAGCTGCTAAAGTAGGGCTTACGGAGCCAAGCGATTTCTTAGTTTCAAAAAGAAATACCGTGTATTATTCAGTTATTGGTGAGAATAAAAAGAAACAACAGATTGCAGTGATTATGCCGGCACAAAAGAAACCTAATCCAAAAGCTGCAACAACCGTAATGTTGAAAGATGGTTTGAGTTATCAGCAGGTGGTTAACCGAGTATGGGCAGAATATAAGCCTAAAAAGGTCTTATCGATTGGTTTAACCTTGTATAAGGGATATCCGGCATGGGATGTTTCATTTACTAATCAAAAAAATAACCTTAATTTTGTAACGTTACAATTTACGGATGGTAAAGAGTTAAAATTGATTCAAAACTTGTAA
- a CDS encoding DnaD domain protein has translation MDQPKIEEYIHAGETTVNNYLLLRYAELGMTNEQFLIYLQAKRILDQGGTFPDLQAIANTLHLTQNTVANDLNGLIQQGLAELTNSKNANGQTIEKLSFDGLIRRLLDLPQTELPVTTAAISAPGSKNARQEVFATVESEFRRPLSSFELQTVGKWLDEEHFTPEMILLALKEAVLNGVYNFKYIQQILVNWQQNNIRTAAEVERHRSERKLQMGKNNNQKNGKPQIRIHEIPLVDIFHPENN, from the coding sequence ATGGATCAACCAAAAATTGAAGAATACATTCACGCCGGCGAAACGACCGTTAACAATTATCTGTTGTTACGTTATGCCGAATTAGGAATGACCAATGAACAGTTTTTAATTTACTTACAAGCTAAGCGGATTTTAGATCAAGGTGGGACGTTCCCAGATTTGCAAGCAATTGCGAATACGTTACATTTAACGCAAAATACAGTGGCTAACGACCTGAATGGATTAATTCAACAAGGGTTAGCCGAGTTAACGAATAGTAAGAATGCCAATGGGCAAACGATTGAAAAATTATCATTTGATGGGCTAATTCGCAGACTGTTAGATTTACCCCAAACTGAATTACCAGTTACTACGGCAGCTATCAGTGCGCCGGGTTCAAAAAATGCTCGACAAGAAGTATTCGCAACTGTTGAGAGTGAATTCCGGCGCCCACTATCGTCATTTGAATTACAAACTGTGGGGAAGTGGTTGGATGAAGAACATTTCACGCCGGAAATGATTTTATTGGCCTTAAAGGAAGCTGTTTTGAATGGGGTCTATAATTTCAAATACATTCAACAAATCCTAGTTAATTGGCAACAAAACAATATTCGTACTGCGGCTGAAGTTGAAAGGCATCGCAGTGAACGCAAATTGCAGATGGGTAAGAATAATAATCAAAAAAATGGTAAACCACAAATTCGGATTCACGAAATACCGTTAGTGGACATTTTTCACCCTGAAAATAATTAA